In a genomic window of Paroedura picta isolate Pp20150507F chromosome 14, Ppicta_v3.0, whole genome shotgun sequence:
- the LOC143823868 gene encoding uncharacterized protein LOC143823868, with amino-acid sequence MIRCTLHLPPPFCSATSESNMESSSQASSVPATGRGPTWRDAEIRDLIGIFSEEKIQDAFQSSHRNREVFEQVAIKMRALGHNRTGLECRSKTKTMRAEYMRAVNHNKGSGNEKVTCPYFEEQRQLYGDGEGSGRPKRVGRSLKVVRKPAAPVEEPPAEEDPGEGTSSSFRPPPPVQQRAAESVTLDLIAIAPGEQEEAPEQTPLASETQLPGTGPLESPAAPDVDSDSGASTNIDFIPGTQEEEQPGVLGPPARRRRIQIQDEVLSDEEEEPPLPPGSPPPRGALPAEERLTRERGRLRRVSVLTSVGERLLEHCYEESRRAAAADQAMLTLIAQEGRKLRAVLRETNQILREGVEEVRLIRRLMERAVAVMERAYPPQIAPPPPPTPTPPLPAPTPPTPSQNASTQTRRRTILGKRKIKPADKYSPS; translated from the exons atgatccgttgcaccctgcacctcccaccaccattttgctcagctactagcgaaagcaacatggaatcgtcttctcaagcctcgtccgtccctgcaaccggccgtggccctacttggagggacgcggagatcagggacctgatcgggattttctcggaggagaaaatccaggacgcgttccagtcctcccacaggaatagggaggtttttgaacaagtggctattaagatgcgcgccctgggccacaacaggaccggccttgaatgccggtcgaagaccaagacaatgagggcagagtatatgcgtgccgtgaaccataataagggttccggcaacgaaaaggttacctgcccctacttcgaggagcagcgccagctgtacggggacggggaaggatccggcaggccgaagcgcgtcggccggagccttaaggtggttcggaagccggctgccccggtcgaggaaccacccgctgaggaggatcccggcgagggaacctcgtccagctttcgccctccaccccccgtccagcaacgagccgcggaatcggtaacgctggacctgatcgccatcgctcctggggagcaagaggaggctcctgagcaaacgccccttgcctccg agacacagttgccagggacggggcccctagagtctccagcagcacctgacgtggatagtgattcgggggcatcaactaacattg atttcatacccggaacacaggaggaggaacagcctggggtgcttggacctcctgcccggcgcaggcggatacagattcaagatg aggttctttcagatgaggaggaggaaccacccctgcctccaggcagcccaccacctagaggtgcgctcccagcagaggagaggcttacgagggaacgcggcaggctgaggcgcgtctccgtcttgacaagcgtgggagagaggctccttgagcactgctatgaggagtcacggcgtgccgcggccgctgaccaagccatgctcacactcattgcccaggaggggagaaaattgagggcagtccttagagagacaaaccaaatcctacgcgaaggcgtggaggaggtgcgactgataaggagactcatggagagggcagtagcggtcatggaaagggcctaccctccacaaatcgcccccccaccaccacccacaccaacaccaccacttccagcacccaccccaccaactccctctcagaatgcctccacccaaacaagaaggaggactattctcggaaagagaaaaattaaaccagcagacaagtactccccctcctag